A stretch of the Panicum virgatum strain AP13 chromosome 9N, P.virgatum_v5, whole genome shotgun sequence genome encodes the following:
- the LOC120692695 gene encoding LOW QUALITY PROTEIN: serine carboxypeptidase-like 34 (The sequence of the model RefSeq protein was modified relative to this genomic sequence to represent the inferred CDS: substituted 2 bases at 2 genomic stop codons) encodes MKVYTLSCFLLSTLALALAARPDAGSLDAATIAVQELDRVLSLPGQPRSSPAFKQYSGYVTTDEYLGKALFYWFFEATDKPDEKPLVLWLNGGPGCSSIGFGQSQELGPFLVKKDVPELELNPCKHAVPGLPSGRWIFVHXHALXKRSTGRQFHRWFQRFPQHKAKEFYIAGESYAGHYVPQLSNVILEENKKASKENYINFKGILIGNAYMDGDTDLWGIVDSAWHHAIISDNLYSDFKKNCDFSLVELSPECDADIGQFTALYKIIDIYSLYTDRCELGYPDFNTSSSAQIRRTGSGRLDLMKMPMGYDPCTQTYATEYFNRKDVQKALHADIRGAPHPFSLCRNSINNAWKDSDLTVVPVVKKLVEAGLRIWIFSGDTDARIPTTSTRYTLKKLGLPIKAPWSPWFHRKQVGGWSVVYDGLTFVTVRGAGHMVPSTQPAQALELFRHFLANTNLPSKPF; translated from the exons ATGAAGGTTTACACCTTATCCTGCTTCCTCCTCAGCACTCTTGCGCTGGCACTGGCAGCACGGCCTGACGCAGgtagcctcgatgcagccacGATAGCCGTGCAAGAGCTCGATCGTGTTCTGTCTCTGCCGGGGCAGCCGAGGTCCTCGCCTGCATTCAAGCAGTACTCCGGGTACGTCACGACGGATGAGTACCTAGGCAAGGCACTGTTCTACTGGTTCTTCGAGGCCACGGACAAGCCTGACGAGAAGCCACTGGTTCTGTGGCTGAATGGAG GGCCTGGCTGTTCTTCCATTGGGTTTGGACAATCACAGGAGCTTGGTCCATTCCTGGTGAAGAAAGATGTGCCTGAGCTTGAGCTAAACCC CTGCAAACATGCTGTTCCTGGACTCCCCAGCGGGCGTTGGATTTTCGTACACTAACACGCCCTTTGAAAAAGATCCACCGGGAGACAATTCCACAG GTGGTTCCAGAGGTTCCCCCAGCACAAAGCGAAGGAATTCTACATAGCTGGAGAGAGCTACGCAG GACACTACGTTCCCCAGCTCTCAAACGTCATCCTGGAGGAGAACAAGAAGGCCTCCAAGGAAAATTACATCAACTTCAAAGGCATCCTG ATCGGGAACGCCTACATGGACGGGGACACTGACCTCTGGGGCATCGTTGACTCCGCGTGGCACCACGCCATCATCTCGGACAACCTCTACAGCGACTTCAAGAAGAACTGCGACTTCAGCTTGGTCGAGCTGTCCCCGGAGTGCGACGCGGACATCGGCCAGTTCACCGCCCTCtacaagatcatcgacatctacAGCTTGTACACCGATCGGTGCGAGCTCGGGTACCCGGATTTCAACACGTCGTCCTCGGCGCAGATCCGGCGGACCGGCAGCGGCCGT CTGGATCTTATGAAGATGCCGATGGGGTACGACCCGTGCACGCAGACGTACGCGACCGAGTATTTCAACCGCAAGGATGTGCAGAAGGCTCTGCACGCAGATATCAGAGGCGCGCCGCATCCCTTCTCGCTTTGCCG tAACTCGATCAACAACGCATGGAAAGACTCCGACCTGACAGTCGTTCCAGTAGTCAAGAAGCTGGTGGAGGCAGGGCTCCGGATATGGATTTTCAG CGGCGACACGGACGCAAGGATCCCTACGACGTCAACCCGGTACACGCTGAAGAAGCTCGGCCTGCCCATCAAAGCGCCCTGGTCGCCGTGGTTTCATCGCAAGCAG GTTGGCGGCTGGAGCGTGGTGTACGACGGCCTGACATTTGTCACCGTGAGAGGGGCCGGCCACATGGTCCCGTCCACGCAGCCTGCGCAAGCGCTCGAGCTCTTCAGGCACTTCCTGGCCAACACCAACCTGCCCTCCAAGCCGTTCTAG